In a genomic window of Occallatibacter riparius:
- a CDS encoding DUF1003 domain-containing protein translates to MPCDPEELRHVALFELLDDDELAVLAAQVDKRTFAARQRIFKIGDPPSAAYLVLSGSVSVTMIDEDNQEVVIDEPGHGGIFGFASMVDQTPHQANAMALEECMCIELDREDIEVLVTRKPMAGLDMLTILGRQIHASQRLVKLRANRNPNQMIEDTATVGERIADHVARFGGSWNFIITFAVLLVGYTGINVVLNTKAWDPYPFILLNLFLSMLAAIQAPVIMMSQNRQDMKDRLRSELDFDVNRRAEAEIQSLAHKINLLTDKVSDVEDFLRDTAKR, encoded by the coding sequence ATGCCCTGCGATCCCGAAGAACTCAGGCACGTAGCGCTGTTCGAACTGCTCGACGACGATGAATTGGCTGTGCTCGCGGCGCAGGTGGATAAGCGCACATTCGCCGCCCGGCAGCGCATCTTCAAGATCGGCGACCCGCCGTCAGCGGCCTACCTGGTGCTCTCAGGCAGCGTAAGTGTCACGATGATCGACGAGGACAACCAGGAAGTCGTCATCGACGAGCCTGGACATGGAGGCATTTTCGGGTTCGCCTCCATGGTCGATCAGACTCCGCACCAGGCCAACGCCATGGCCCTCGAGGAGTGCATGTGCATCGAACTGGATCGCGAAGACATCGAGGTTCTCGTGACCCGCAAGCCGATGGCCGGCCTCGATATGCTGACCATTCTTGGACGCCAGATCCACGCCTCGCAGAGGCTCGTAAAGCTGCGCGCCAACCGAAACCCGAACCAGATGATTGAAGACACCGCAACGGTGGGTGAGCGCATCGCAGATCACGTGGCCCGCTTCGGCGGCTCGTGGAACTTCATCATCACATTCGCGGTTCTGCTGGTGGGCTATACGGGGATCAACGTGGTGCTGAACACCAAGGCCTGGGACCCGTATCCATTCATCCTGCTCAACCTGTTCCTATCGATGCTCGCGGCGATCCAGGCGCCAGTCATCATGATGAGCCAGAACCGGCAGGACATGAAGGACCGCCTCCGCAGCGAACTTGATTTCGATGTGAACCGGCGCGCCGAAGCGGAGATTCAGAGCCTAGCGCACAAGATCAACCTGCTCACCGACAAGGTGTCGGACGTGGAGGATTTTCTGCGCGACACGGCGAAGCGCTGA
- a CDS encoding PadR family transcriptional regulator, with product MTPVPESLFENLRLELRRGCLTLAVLAQLRKEHYGYTLRKTLAERGLAIDESTLYPLLRRLESQGLLVSEWREEDKRNKRFYRLSAEGERMLGMLLAEWNAINTSVENIL from the coding sequence ATGACGCCCGTTCCGGAAAGCCTGTTCGAGAATCTTCGCCTGGAACTTCGCCGCGGCTGCCTCACTCTCGCGGTCCTGGCGCAGCTTCGCAAGGAGCATTACGGGTACACACTGCGGAAAACCTTGGCCGAGCGCGGCCTGGCCATCGATGAAAGCACTCTTTACCCGCTGCTGCGCCGGCTTGAGAGCCAGGGGCTCCTGGTCAGCGAGTGGCGCGAAGAGGACAAGCGCAACAAGCGGTTTTACCGGCTCTCCGCAGAGGGCGAACGCATGCTGGGCATGCTGCTCGCGGAGTGGAACGCAATTAATACGTCGGTCGAAAACATTCTTTAG
- a CDS encoding sulfite exporter TauE/SafE family protein, with the protein MPHILIWPTLLFVALIASTLAAVTGFGGAAVLLPVLVAFFGMRAAVSILTIAQLIGNGSRVWFNRRELDWRVVGWFALGGVPMALIGGALFASAPLAKLTHLLGVFLLLVVVWRHLRFRSAHPFPTPAFAAIGAGSSFLSALVGSVGPIMAPFFLAYGLIKGAYIGTEALSTVVMHVTKLFAYGHAALLVWSDILTGIALGPVMILGSFLGKRIVARLPERVFVWVIEAVLVIAGFTFLIHDGGTLH; encoded by the coding sequence TTGCCGCACATTCTGATATGGCCGACCTTACTTTTCGTTGCGCTGATCGCTTCGACGCTAGCGGCTGTCACGGGATTCGGAGGCGCAGCGGTGTTGCTCCCAGTGCTCGTCGCATTTTTTGGGATGCGGGCTGCTGTTTCTATCCTTACCATCGCGCAACTCATCGGGAACGGAAGCCGCGTCTGGTTTAACCGGCGTGAGTTAGATTGGCGAGTTGTCGGATGGTTCGCTCTTGGCGGCGTTCCTATGGCGCTCATCGGCGGAGCCTTGTTTGCATCGGCCCCTTTGGCGAAACTGACTCATTTACTAGGGGTCTTCTTGCTGCTGGTGGTGGTCTGGCGTCACCTCCGATTTCGCTCGGCCCACCCATTTCCGACACCAGCCTTCGCCGCAATCGGAGCAGGATCAAGCTTTCTTTCCGCTCTAGTTGGCAGCGTCGGACCAATCATGGCTCCCTTCTTCCTAGCATACGGATTGATAAAGGGAGCCTACATCGGCACCGAGGCCCTCTCCACGGTTGTAATGCATGTGACCAAGCTGTTTGCTTATGGGCACGCTGCATTGCTCGTCTGGTCCGACATCCTCACGGGTATTGCTTTAGGCCCGGTTATGATTCTGGGATCATTCCTAGGCAAGAGAATTGTTGCTCGCCTTCCGGAGAGGGTCTTCGTTTGGGTCATCGAGGCCGTCCTTGTGATTGCAGGATTCACTTTCCTAATTCATGACGGAGGAACACTTCATTGA